From the Trifolium pratense cultivar HEN17-A07 linkage group LG4, ARS_RC_1.1, whole genome shotgun sequence genome, the window TCTTTCAGTTAATCGATCCTAATTAATCCTCAATTTTCCGATGCTTTCTCAATGTTTATCACTATTTTAGTTCAATTACCATTTAATTGAACGATGATGAGTGTTTTTTCCGCCATAGACTGTTTGTTTTCAACGGTTCTACTTCTACGGGTTTAGGGTTTCCTCAATTGTTTATGTAGAATACCCAAATGGCCACGCTTAGCTGCAACATGAAAAGCGTTCATATCAGACTTGGAACGAATCATGAGAATCTCAAAATCACACAATTTGAGCAAAAAGGTGAAAACTTCCTTCAGATTATGGTTTGCAGCTATGTAAAGTGGTGTTTCACCATGATCGTTTTGAAGAGACATAACATCAGAAACAGAGAtaggtgatgatgatgatgatgacccattattactattatcatcatcatcttcgtTTTTCAGCTTCTCTAACAGTTTCTTTAACCCATCAAGGTTCCCAGATCCAACCATGGTGAAAATTGATTGGTGGGTCATGAAACGAAGACCCTTTGACTccataatgaaaataaaaatatgatttttattgttttttttggtgtttatttttCACTGTTTTAGCTTTGGATTGAAGTTAAAGTTTCtcactttcatcatcatcattatcatagatagatagaagaagaagaagaagaagaaattatagagagagaatgaaagaagaagatgaaatatgGATGATGATGAATGTATGGGTGCAACAAGTGGTGATTCTCCATCGCATTcaattcttaaaataaattaaataaattatttattttattatttacaaatttcaattcaattattGATTGAGTGATTGAAAGTGTGTTGTATTAATGTAGTCAAGTCTTTTTTTTGCACACAAAATCCAACTGAATTTGACTTTACACAATGTGACAATAACACTAATAGTGAAGTCTTTTTTatcctatttttttatattcacaCCAATGGAAATTAGAAAGATAAAAATAAGTGTAACATGTAAAGACtgagattaacaaaaaattagagaaagaaAATTATCTTTAGTCTATAGCATTATTTACTCTTTCTTTCCCGgcatattataaaaattattgtaaaacaattgttaaaaTAATACTACATCCGTAatactttataagcaaaattacaccgagtattttttaaaaatatactggatataattattattaaattatctTTGGTAGAGAGAGATTagcaaattattattaaattgaaaatgatatgatggagaaaaaaaaaactgttgtTTATGAGTAAAGAAAATATATGCAGGAATTCGAGCCgcaaacactccacttattcacctttaaggtataattacttaacaaaaaaaattggtgatttttttttttataaatagttATACAGAACTCCAaaacatttaaatttaaaatatgcaaatattttaaaagtcagcaaaaaaaaaaagattccgcttttaaaaaaaatttaagctaaatttaaattttcagtATTTTTCTATAAAGAGcgtaataaaaattaaatgccAAGGAAACATATTCATCCTTCGAGAGTCAAAAGACAAAACATCCTTCAATATGTCAAAGAAACACAAATATCATCACAATAATTCTTAATGGACCAGGAGAATTTTCGGGTTTGATGTTGAAGGAAACAAAAGCTACGAATTTTCATCACACACGTCTAAAACTATAGTTTTCACCACATTTATGTGTCGCCATTTTTAACTTGGTTACCATGGAAGAAAGTTGAGTCTTTCTGTATACACACCgacataacataaaaatttagacCATCCTATAATTTGCTCATGTGGGGGTGCTTGTCCCTCTAACAGTGGCTAGTTGCTCTTCTCTTTATTCCATTATTAAGCAACAATAAAGAAGGTGCCAACTCTGAAACTGGAGGATGATTCCATTCAACAGCTATAAACATTTTTCATTAAACTTACTAACAAAAGTTAGTAATAGtaaattactattactattgCCAAAGGTCTTGTTTTTGCTTCAATGGAACTCTGCATCTCGAGTTATAcctttagggcccgtttggtgcgcaggataggatagtgacaggataggatatacaacaggatagtgataggataggatatcagcaggataaccgTTATCCTCGGTTATCctatcctatgtttggtgcacacaggataacaaacataataactattatatcatatttttaatacatatttgttcataccaatatgataagatacataacatatttaaatgacaaaattaccctcgtaaaacaattgttatttgttaaaaattatattgtaatactttgaattttataaataaaaatataaataagtaattgtacaaaaagaaaaagtaatcaaataagtttaaattttaaatacaaatcatgagaaaataaacaaattaagttttttatatgaatcatgatcaaataaataactcaattatacatgttagataaactaaataaatatatgatatatgtaaataataaaactaccattgcaaaagaattatatttaagttgttattaaatttaaattaatattcttattttgcaattttttaataattattttaatttaaaatattgtaattttaggagaattttgattttttagattatataaattacaaaattacccttgtgagaaaatcacatatatatttaaaaattaattattttattattaatttactatcaaattattttattaattttcaattttttattttaaaatatattttatagaataaatcaacgattttttttcttatcctatcctgctggtaacccagctcaaattcaggataaggattttaactagagaaacaggataggataagctttaggattaacttatcatatcctgttgtgtcaccaaacactggattgagacaggatatgatatagttatcctatcctgtctcttatcctgtgcaccaaacgggcccttaatcTTTAGACTTGAGATTTACCAAATCTTTTTAAAGACAATAATGACCTGCTAACTTTCTAAAAGATGAAACAGCAAAAGGTTTCACTTTAGATCTATACACATGATATTTGATGCAAATCATATGGGCCATTAAAATAAAGTGTCACCTCCTTTAGCGCCAGAGAAGAATATGTAGTCATTGacaagtaataataatttaaggtAAACATCTAGTTATTTTTTGTGGCGTCTACAGGTTTGGTCtgtcttttgcttataatacaaaaagcaaaaaaGATACAGGTTTTGCAATAGACTTGGATCCATGCACAGGCCAAAAGTGTTTTAAGTTAATATATTAATCAACCTCTTAAAGAATACTTCTTCCCGGTGAAAGGCTGAAATTTATCTTCTTTCTCTTTGGGGGGTTCTTGTTTTGCTTTTGCCTCAGTTGCCTGCAATGAGACAGAGAAAACGGAGAGCTTAGCAGTCCATCAATTACCACTCAAAGGATAGGGGGTCTGAATGTAACAATAAGCTCACGAATTAAATGTTAAAAAGATGCAGTCTCTCGAGCAGCAGAATTACCTTTCCGGTTTCTTTACTGCGGTTTGGATTTGACCCAAACACAAGCTTGCCCTGAGTTTGAGGAGCATTACTTTGTGAACTAGAAGCTGTGGAAGACTGTGAATTCACATTTGGAGCAGCAGGACTCTTGTCCTTGGAGCCAGAGGAAGTAACTGGTGGAGGCTGATAACTCAAAGGCTTTCCGTCCAAGCGTCTCCCAGATCCAGTAAATGGGTTGAACTTGGGTTCTTCAGCAGGGGTTTCTTTATCTGTAAGGAGGAACAAGAGTCTTGATAATAAGTATTAATAACGACACCGAATGGCATCACTACAATGTAGATACTAGCTTCAACTTGAATAACACCCTATTACAGCAATATCTTCAAATCTCAGTAAAAGTACAAAAAAACTAGATGATGTTTTTCATAATTGCATTTTTCACATTCTTaagtctaaaaaaaaactacttaatTATTCTACTACAATATCATGGAACAAGGGGGGTTGGATAGTTCTGCCtgtttgagctaagggttaaagcCACTACAAGGAGCTAAAGAACCAGAGTCCAAACCCTAGTGAAGGAGAAAAAAcgaacatgataactattattaGACCAACATTTGTCTATCAATAAAAATTTCGAGGAAACATCTCCACAATACCAGCTCCTACTTACAAAAACATCATGCTTCTTAAAGATTGGATGTGTCCTTAATGAAAATAAGCAGTCAACCAAAAGTACAAAGAAGTGGAATAAGCATACTGTCGAATAATTTTTGCCAATTTAATGAAACATGAACCGATACTCGTTAACTGTAAGAATATCAAGTTCCAGTATGTAATGCAAGTGAGGCATGACCAGCTTGCAGAGCATCCCcatcaacaaatttaaaataaaaaaccatcTTCCATTATCTCCAAAATTCAAACCTAAAGACTGTGGTGCTAGGCCAAACTTATTGAGCAAATTTAATATTAGCAAAGAACTCTACCCTGTATTAGAACCTTTCAATATCTTATCTATAATTTATGAATGCAGCCTCTTACAATAAGTTTCCAATATCAATTATAGCAGCATGCAACACACACATATACAAGAAAAGATGAAAGCCATCCCACGGGACAGAGAGAAGACACCAAAATGACAAAGATAAGTCAGTCAAACCCTACCAGCTTCTGGTGCCTTTCCAGCAGAACGTGCAGCAATGGCCTTTTCAGGTTCCTTGTAATCTAAGGGAGGGGCGAAGTCCACTTCACAATCAGTCTCAATGATGCTTATAGCATTGGCAGGCTTGCTTTCAATAATatcaatataatattttttgttattgtaaGCCACCATAATGCTATCTCCAGTAGTCAGGCAGGAAAAATTCCTCAGCGTAGTTTCTAAGCTGCACAGAAAAAATAGTCAGTTATCAACACAGATCTAATTCCAGTCAGTGCTTGCAAGGAAATACAGAACAAATGGAGGGTGCCACGATagaattaaaacaaacaaaacaatataatttttttaaaataaatcaacTAATTCCCCTGAATCACTAGTGGACATGAATTCATAGACCTGTAACTGAATCTAGTTCTAAACCATATTAAATATAGTTATATGGAATAATTACTTCACATATAAAATTGGAAGGAGAAACACATTTGAGCTACAGAATTACATCCTTGCAAGAGGTATTCATAAGTTGGGATATATCATAGCTTTATTAAACTGAAACAAAATAACATCGACTCACATAGCCTTTGGATTGGAAATATCCAAGAAGTCTTTAGTGTGAGGCTGTAACTTAACATATGTTCCCTTTGGAAGTGTCACATTTTTCACTCTTACAATGTCCCCCTCTTGTAAAAGCATGTTCTCCATCATCTGCATAAGAACCCATGAAGAGCATTTCAATTAAAATCAAAGCTCTGAGGAGAACCATATTAGTGAAACAAGCTTACAAGCATATTCACAAACAATCACTTTTGAATTCCTACCCAGTATGGCATGTATATCATGCCTTCCTCTGCAATGAACTCCAGAACACCACAATGAGAAACCCGCTCAGCAGCATCATTACGAAGTTCGAACAACATCGGATAATCAATATGCAGAGATGCTGCAAATTAGACTTCACATTAGTAATGAAAAGTCATAAGTAAGATACATACAACTGGGAAAAGAATGCAAAATAGATAACAGTCTAACATTGACAGAACTAACCTAGACGATCAAGGGCTGATGGAGGCATTATAACTGCAGcacaacaataatttaattttcacatTAGACAGGAACTCAGAAAACAAGTTATTCCAAAAATTCAGAGCTAACATGGACATTGAAACTTACTTTTGTCACCACTTTCAAGTTGGGGCTGCAGGATTGAGATGCAAAAAATAACAAGACAGAAAAGTTagaattgttttttaaataattgatttaAACTTTTACATGTCACAACTCTCGTGTTAACTACTAGAGATTAATGACACCTCAATTGGATACCtttggtttttttgttttttttgtggTAAAccagtttttctttctttagaTCTGACATTTCATTATCCTGACTACTAGTTTAAAGTTTGGgtcaataaaattaaattttgataataaatATCAGTTATGAATTCTTAATTTGATTTTAATGCTATAAGTCAATATATTATGGTTGATTTACCAAATAATATAGATTATTTtatctctaccaaaaaaaataaaatctatataGATTATTTTATGTTATGGACTGGGTCAAGGCCCGTGCTCGGCCCAAACAAGATCGGCCCGCGTCGATGGTCCAACCTTCAAACGGACACGGGCAGACAGCACTCAAAATGCATTCAAGGCCCATATCCCCTCCCCATTGATGACAATTCCACAACCTCCGCCTTCGCATCAATGCCAGTCAATGCATTCAAGGCCTAGATTCCCTCTCCCCATTGATGACAATTCCGCAACCTCCGCCTTCTCATCAATGGCCTTCGATGTCAGTCGATGCATTCAAGGCCCAGATTCCCTCTCCCCGGATTCACTCGAAGGACTCAAGTATGTTATCTATACTATAACCTCTCACTTCACACATCTACCGACTTAAGCATGATTGACATCGGTACGTCTTTCTGATCAAGTAAGACCAATTTAAATTTAGAACCCATGATAATCAGGGTATTTGACTCTCTGATGGGTACACCAGGGTGTCCCTACAACTTTGACAATTTTAACCTACTATGGGACTAATCCTCGATTTGGCTGCTTTAGAAGCACAAGAATTAACCCTTGGATTTTGAAACCTCACAACAGGGATGTCTCCCGGGAATCGAACTGGGGTTATCATCATTGGGGTAAGAGTTTGTATCCGGTGCAACCAATcccttttttaatttatgataaacaTGACCTAATTAATAGAAGAGGAAGCTAACATAAAGTAACACAATTTGGATCCTCGGCTGCAGTTTTCACTGCTGCAGTTTCTGCTGCAAGAATAACTGCCATTGGATTAATCTAGTggttaatatattatattagaaataaattattattttaggaaaaaacaGCCCACCACGATCCCCACCAGTTTTGCGCGTGAACAGTTACTAGTTACTACGAGGGTTAGGGGAGCAATTGTCGGTGTATGCTAAAGTCATGTTTCTATGAgtgcttcttttctttttcctctGCTATTTCAACTTTCATTCACAAGcacatcaaattttatattattttctttgacaTCTATTTTCTTTTTGCACGAATTCAATTGATATATTAgcaaatagaaatagaaatacaAACAATTATCATCTACTTTTATGTCCGCCATTGTTGAATCAcagagagagaaagtgagatCTGTAGGCATCTAGCTTTTAAGGATTTTAGAGAGAAAGCTTGGAGCTTTCTAGAGAAATAGAAAAGGATTGGCATGAGAAAGAAGTTACTGATAATAAGTATGCAAAATAGAGATACAAATAGAAAATTGTTCCATCAAATTCAAAACCCCAAATTTTCACATGCTTAGAGTTGACCACACTGAGTTCCATGAAAGAAGCAGAGTAGTTATCCGCGTGACAGAAGCAAAGGAGGAAGGATCAGCCtatttttatctaaaaaaatgataatatattGATCCAATATGCCAGCCGCTAGATTGATCCAACGGCCTTTATTTTTGCAGCAGAAACTGCAGCAGTGAAAACTGCAGCCGAGGATCCAGATCGAAAATAACATCtgtagaaataataataaataattattattatataaccCATGCCCGAGTCTAGTCATGATAAGCAATACATTTAACAGTGGCAATAAACGTTTTCAAAATATGTACACAATATtagaaacagatgctgaaaggcATGCTAACCTTTTCAATAAAAGAAGCAGGGTAACATCGATACGTCTGCTCAAACGATGTCCCATGATATCCATATCCATCAAAAAACTGCGTCAAGCATACAGACAGTAGTTAAATCACAATATGCAACAAATATCACCACCACAATCATAGCATCATCAATATTGCATACAACTAGAAAAATTTGATCTTGTTTTGGGTTTGTATCCCATTGTCAAATATTTGTCCAAATTAACTTGAAAagagaaaatcaaaacaaatacaGTTTCTTATACATAAAAGACACTTAGCATTTGTAGGAAACAAAAGATACCATTTTGTGATGATTGAAACAGCAGAGTATCAAGTCTCGAAGTTCCCTGTGAGAGTAAAATAAATTCTACACATGAGTAACTTATTATATAGTAAAAAACAATAAACTAATCAAAATAAGATTCCTAAACTTAACAATAATAACTCTGTAGTGAACTAATGAAATCAAAATTAgaacaaaaattaaacaattgaGGAAACCCTAAACCCGTAGAAGTAGAACCGTTGAAAACAAACAGTCTATGGCAGAAAAAACACTCATCATCGTTCAATTAAATGGTAATTGAACTAAAATAGTGATAAACATTGAGAAAGCATCGGAAAATTGAGGATTAATTAGGATCGATTAACTGAAAGATTAAGATTAGCGAGTTTTTGAGAGAGAAAAAACCTGATGGATGATGTTTGATCTCAGAATTGAGAGAGGAACACACGAAAcgaatataataaataaataaataaataattattattttattttgtgagaGAGTGTTTGTTGAAactatgaataataataaataaataaataaagagaagTGAACAAGAAGAttgcacaaaaaataaaacaaaataaaacaaatcgcttagagtgtgtttggatgaggaattctagaaattcaagggatttaAAATAACAgacaattcaattgattcaattaaattcccttcattttcaaattttattgtttggatAAAGCGATGaaattgtttggataaatttttattaagaatattTAATTAAGCTTGCATCAACTCttgcaaaccctaaacctaaccAAAACTTGCAAATTTACCTTGGACCAAATTTAGGAGAGACTTTGTTTTCTGATTTTTGTTAGTTAGGGgcattttaggttttttgatgTGGTGTCAAATTTTTAGATATGggtattttaggttttttcagGGCACATTGGCTTCTTATAGATATATAGATTGTATGTACAGAACTTATATacaaattgataattataatctcATCCAAAACATACAATAAACATATGCCTGAAAGCAAAATGCAAAAACCATATGAAATTATGCATTTACAACACTGAAAATACAAATTGATCATTATAATTGCTTAAAATCAAAAACCGATGAAATCACAAAATGCAAAATCAACCCAGAGAAATTGACAACACACAAAAATGAGATAAATCGGAAAAGGGAGAGTAGAATTTACCAGAGATAGATCAAGTTTGGAGAGAGTAAAATCGagtcagaaaacaatcttcagagagagggagagagagatcGATTCGGAGTTAGAGAGATCCATGGAGATAAAGCGATGGAGTTGGAGTTGTTGAGAGAGAACGATGAAGATTttcaagagagagagagagaacgcGTGTGAAGAGAATGACGAGAGTGTTCACCTTAATTTTTCACAATGTTTTGCTagaacacacaaaaaaaaaaagagatatagATTCCCTACTGCAAAATTTACACGTAATTTTACACCGTATTAAATCTCTTCTATTGAATTGAAAATAGACGGTCCAAATTTCAATTCAGTGTCAAGCTCATGATGTATTGTTCACTATTTGACCATTAAAGATTTTCGTATCATATATGTGCaagagtcggggttcgaaccccgaacacTCTACTTATGGTCtatttggttcgggggttttggaggggaggtaatggaatattttaaattaattgtgtttggttcaatttttaggatgGGAGGGGAGATGAGATGAGCAAAATCCCTCCAAAtcccaatttttgcttccccccatttggggggatttggaggggaggggaggggaaaGAATATTTgttattatgattttaattatattaacataattatcctcataattattttaaaataccaaaactatCCTATTTTGTATgttctaaacttttttttttcaaatctttttgttacatatacacagtattatttttttcctgCCTAAAAAATTTactcagtatttttttttaccttgcATAAAAACTTTTGTGCTAATTTCTTATATCcgtttattttttatgtaagtgttttttatatgttacataaacatcttttcttttgttttcaaatatgttcttgttacgTATTACAAGCATGTTGTTAAAGATTATTCTATTAAACTTTAAACACAAAGATCATATGTGAAGACCAAAATAACTATTTAGAGCTCATGATATGGTTATTGTTGTGATATATATATTAggataaataaacaaaattttaatataatagaTATTCCAAACATTATTCCAACACTTGTAGTCCCAATTTTATTACATTAGATATATGAAGCACAAAATACTTAGTTAAAGTTAAATACAGTGGGATCTACAGAGTTAAAGTTAAATACATCAGGCTCTACTGATTCTGATGGAGGTATGCTTAGTAAAGAAGAAACACAATTATCCCAAACTTTTCCACTCCTTTGCCACATTAAACTGTTCTCCTTATGTGGTTTAGATGCCAAAATAAATTTAGTCATGTCATCATGACATTGTTTTCCAACCTCATTCACAAGATTAAAACAACATTCATTACTAGCTGTTTGATCACCAACAAATATACTTAAGGTAATCTCTTCACCACATGGTGGATATACCTTTTTTgcacaatttttcaaataattttgatACCTTGTTGATGATGGACTTGGTGCTTGCACATTAGATGAAATTCCAATTTGGACCAACAAGGCAAAACATGTCAATACTATTGATAATAAGTTAATGGTATTGAATGTAGCCATGACCATGAGTCAATTTTTTTGGAGATTTATGGTTAAGGTTAACTCAAATAATTTGTTGGTGGCTTGTTAGTCCTAATGTGagctatatatatttataatttaaaagtaattaatattTGCATGCATGAGAATAAGAGACCATAATGGTTTAAAACACACTCATGTGGTTGTCGACATACTCGAGAGGAGACATGAGCTACgtacatttaatttatttgacatctagatttgtttttaaatagAATTTCCATAGCAAATGAaagatttgaaatttgaatgtaTTCTTGTGATGAACCCGTAATTCtaagatatttatttatattaaatcttttCTCAAACATAACCATATTAAATCTTCCAAGATATTGTTTTTAGCTAAGcaccataaaaaatatatttagtacTCAACAAGTCTAcataaattgataattttactACGCGATAAAGCCGTACATTTGCACCATATCAACTAGATATAGCATCACAAGGGAGGTGGATAGCAATAGCATCGtcacatatataatatgatcaattatttgtttatttaattctCACTGATCCGCTCGAGTAAGAATTAGGTTGAGGCGCGCACAGAGCtatgtattattttttccaTAGCAATACAAAGATACATGTGAGTAAAAAACTCTAGAGTGTTCCATTGTACTCTTGAATCTCACTAGCTGCTTCAGTACCATACTCAGATGCAATGCAAGAGACACTTTCTGTAAAATTAAACCATCCTCAGTCACTCTAAATCCCCCAGGAAAAATCGCACGTCGTGGAGATCTTGGCGACCCTATAAAACTATTCACTGAAATCCAAAAATCTCCTATTGAATTCCTCTTGATGTTATCTGGTCTTCCAGCAAGCAGCATGAATAGTTCTGATGAATTTGCATTTGGTCCTTTCCGCCATACTCTCTGAATTCTGTTTGCTAGATATTCACTAACAAGTAGAAATGAGCCATCTCTACTTACTGCCACACCAGATGGCACTGCAAGATTACTTAGCAACACTGTCGTTTCATTAGTGCTCGGATCATATTTCAGTAGGCTTCCTGATTTATCTACGCTATTTACCGGTGTCTCGAAATCTCTACAAAAATCAAGTGACATGCACATTTATTACTGTAATGCAGTAAAATTGGCATTTAGGTGCAAAAGAAAACATTGTAATTAAGTCGAAAGAATTATGCTTACTTGAGCTGGAAGTTAGCGCTAGCTTCGGTAAAATAAACGACTCCAGTGTAAGGAACTACATCCAAACCATCAGCAAACCTATTAGAATTGCCTTGTGCAGGTCCAACTAATTGAGTTACATTGCCTCCATAAGGACCAATCTTGACAAGTCCAAAATAAGCATCAGCTACATACAAATCGCCTGTCTGATGATTGAACCCCAATCCTAAAGGCCTCCCACATGTTGCTTGTGCTGCTGAGAAATCAGCAAGGCCATCACAGACTGTCTTATTCCTGAGCCCAAAATATTAGCACTTATATACAACTCATTAGGATTTGAATCAAGGTATAAGTTAATaaatgatttatatatttacctGTTTGGTGAAGTTGAAGCATATTCAATGAAACCTTCAGTTGGACCAACATATTTAAAAATTCTTCCATCTGAGGAACTAACATACGGTCCTCCGCCGTTTCTATCGAATGCCGGTGACTCAGGTCCTGTCACTGGTGATGGTAGCTGAAGCTTGTTCAGTAATGTAGTAGCAACTGATGGATAAGAACACAATAGGAAGATCACAAGAGTTGCAGAGATCACAACCATAGGCATATTCAACATGATTGATTgcaaataaaaagtttaatgatCTTTGATGTAATTAACTTTGTACACATCAATATATTTATAGTCATATTGGCAC encodes:
- the LOC123923825 gene encoding ubiquitin fusion degradation protein 1 homolog — protein: MFFDGYGYHGTSFEQTYRCYPASFIEKPQLESGDKIIMPPSALDRLASLHIDYPMLFELRNDAAERVSHCGVLEFIAEEGMIYMPYWMMENMLLQEGDIVRVKNVTLPKGTYVKLQPHTKDFLDISNPKAILETTLRNFSCLTTGDSIMVAYNNKKYYIDIIESKPANAISIIETDCEVDFAPPLDYKEPEKAIAARSAGKAPEADKETPAEEPKFNPFTGSGRRLDGKPLSYQPPPVTSSGSKDKSPAAPNVNSQSSTASSSQSNAPQTQGKLVFGSNPNRSKETGKATEAKAKQEPPKEKEDKFQPFTGKKYSLRG